The window GCGAAGGTTGAATTCTTGCCGATATTTAATGGGCCTGAAGCGGTTAAAGAAAGTTTTTTCGTCCCGGTAACAGTTTCATAACCTGTGTTTGCTGTTATTTGATTTTCCTCTGTTCCTGCTTTTGTGATAACTTGCACAACGCCGCCAAGAGAGTTCTTACCGTAAAGAGCTCCGCAAGGTCCCTTTATTACTTCTATCCTGTCAACTGCTTCAAAAGGTAGGTTTGCTATTTGCCCTCCTGTCTGGGGAATACCGTCCACAAGAAAAACACCCCTCGAACTTTCCCATCCCCGCATTGAGAATCCCCATGAACCTCCCATTACATTGGATTCTCCATATTGACAAAGTTGTACTCCTGAAATATTCCTTAAAGCCTCACAAACGCTATTATTCTCCGGGGCTTTTACTTTACTTTCATTAACAACACTTACGGCTGCGGCTGCGTTAAAAACCTTTGTAGGTACTCTGCTTGCAGTAACAACTACTTCCTGCATTTGTAAGGCTGTTGTTTTAAGTTTTATATCCGGTAATGTATTTTCGCCTTCGGATATTACTATTTCAAGTTTTTCTGTTTTATATCCTATCATTGATGCCGTAATATTGTATTTCCCGGGCTCAATATTCATAGAGAAATTTCCTTTATTATCCGTAAATGCTCCCATACCTGTGCCTTCTATAATGATATTCGCACAAATAAGCGGCTTCCAGGTATCCGAATCAATGACTTTCCCTGTGATTTTGGTAGTCTGTGCCGATAGTGTAACTGCTACTGAAAATAGCAGTAAACACAACATAACCTTTCTAACACTTTTTTTCATACTACCTCCTTTGATTTTATTTTCATCAAATTTAATTATGGTATTTTGTTACTTACTATTTTTTGTTTTGTCAATAGGGGTAATGCTGTATTTTATAAATGAATTAGAAAGGCATTAAGGTATTGAACTATCGGGGTATTCAAAAGGATTTAAGAGGGGAACAAACTATTACAAATTCCTTACAGTTCTTTTTTTATTGCATATCTTATTAAGTCTGCAAGTTTATGAATGGACAATTTTCTCATTACATTTGAACGGTGTGTTTCTATGGTTTTTACACTTCTGACAAGAATGTTGGCAATTTCTTTATTGGAATGTCCTTCTCCTATTAATTTTAAAACTTCTCTTTCTTTTGAAGTTAAAGTGTCAAAAGTTGTTTTCATATCATTTTGTTTCTGGGGGAGAGAATGTTTTTTATCTAATAGTTGTTCTGCTATTTTATTGCTAAAATATGTTCCACCTTTTTCTATAATTTTTATTGCAGAAATAAGGTTTTTTGCCAATGTTTCTTTTAATAAGTACCCATCAGCTTTTACAAGTAAAGCTTTTTTTATATATTCTTCATTGTCATACATACTTAATATAAGAATTTTTATTCCCGGGCGTTTTTTTTTAATTATCCGTGTTGCTTCTATCCCATTCATTAGAGGCATAGAGATATCCATTAGCATTAAATCAGGAACTAACTTATCTGCGAGCTTAATGGCTTCTTTCCCGTTCTGAGCTTCTCCGACAATCTGTATTGAACAATCTTCTTCCAGTAGTTTTTTTAACCCTTCCCTTACTATATTATGGTCTTCAATTAGGACGATTTTCATTTTTGTTTGCCGTTAAGTTAAGTCCCCCCCCCCCCAGAGGCAAATTTCTCGGGAGCGGGTATTTTTATTTCTATGTTTGTGCCTTTACCGATTTGCGATTCTATATTAAAAACGCCATCCATTAAATTTACCCTTTCCTGCATACTAATGATACCTACCTGGTTATTATATTTTCTTTCTTTAAGATATTGTTTAAAGTCAAAACCGTTTCCGTTATCTATTATGGAAAGCAAGAGATTTTCATCTTCAACTTTTATAAATATGTTTATTATAACGGCTTTGCCATGTTTTATAGCATTGGATACTGCTTCCTGGACTATCCTGTATATATTGGTTTCAAAAATAGGAGACAATCTATAATTTAAGTTGTTTTTAAGTTTGATGTTAGTTGTTGTGCTTGCAGAACAATTTTTTATATACCATTTCAATGCAGGAATTAACCCGTGGTCGTCAAGTATATTAGGACGTGTGTCCATAGATAATTTTTTTAGCTCCCGTATACTTTCATCAATTAGTTTTATAGTTGGATCCATAGATTTGGAAATAATTTTTTTGTCTTTGCCTTTTTTATGGTTATGAGCCATTTCCATATTCATTTTTAGCACACTCAAATTTTGACCTATCCCATCGTGTAATTCCCTTGAAATTTTTTTACGTTCTTTTTCCTGCCCTTCTAATACACTGGCAATTATCTGTTTATTCATTTCTCCTTTTTCTTTTTCGTACTTTTCTTCTATTTCTATATTTTTCTTCATTAAATTAATGGTTCGTAATCCCCAATAACCTAATAAAAATATAGCTAAAGTTTCTCCACAGATTTCAAAAACATCTTCTAAATCTGCAAAGGCTGGTTGTGCATTGTGACAAATATTATAAATTATACGGGCAATAAAAGGCGTAAGCACCAGAACGATAGTTAGTATATAGCCTTTTTTAAGAGTTTGGTATCCTTTCTTTATTTTGGTTTTCATTAAGTTAATTATCTAAAACGTTAATCAAAATGATTTGCATTATCCTTTCTTTTTATTGGTATTTTTATTTCAATTCCTGTTCCTTTGCCAGTGTCAGATTTTATGCTTAAAGCGCCATTCATCAAAGTTACTCTTTCTTTTATACTTACAATGCCTATCTTATTGTTATTATTCATACCTGTCAAGTATTTCTCTGGTTCAAATCCTTTCCCATTATCTTTTATGGATAAGAACAGTTCGTTATTCTCTGCCTTTATAAATATATTTATAACTTTTGCTTTGCTGTGTTTTAGGGCATTGGATAAAGCTTCCTGAATTATTCTGTATATGTTGGTTTCTATGCCGGGAGATAATCTGCATTCAATATTTCCGGTAAATATTATCTTGACACCTGTGCTTGCGGAACAATTTTTTATATACCATCTTAGCGTGGGAACCAATCCAAGGTCATCCAAGATGCTGGGACGTACATCCATAGATAATTTCTTCAATTCTTGTATGCTTTCATTAATTAAGTTTATGGTTGAATTGAAATCTTTAGAAAGGTTTTTATTGCTTTTTTTAGTTGCCATTTCAAGATTCATTTTCACGATACTTAAGTTTTGCCCTACGCCGTTGTGCATTTCTCTTGAAATTTTTTTGCGTTCTTTTTCCTGCGCTTCCATTACGCTTTCAATAATTTTATTATTCATTTCTTCTTTTTCTTTTTGATGTTTTTCTTCCAGTTCCCTGTTCCTTTTAATAGCTCCACTAAGTGTTCTTGTGGAGAAGAAACCTAACAGAAATATTGTTAAAGCTTCAAAACAGACCTCAATAACATCTCCTAAATCCGAAAGAGGGATGTGTCGTTCATAACGCAAATCATAGAATATATGATTAATAAAAGGTAGAATGACTACGATAATAGTTATTATGTATCCCCATTTAAGAATATTTTGTTCTATTTCGGTTCTGCTTTTCATATATTTATATGATATTTTTATAGTAGTGTATATTAATCTTGTCAATAGGGGAAATGTTGTATTTTTTTTGAAACAGGAAAAAACAATTAGTTAATAGGGTATTAGGATCCTACGCTTCTGAATAGGTATCCCTAATCGCTAAAACTCAAGGGCTTCCTATATTAGTCATTAGAAATAAAAAAACAGAAATTATTCAAAGAGCACAATCACCGCTTCTCCTACCCCGCCTCAGCGGGGTAAACTCTGGACAGGCAAGCGGTCGCCGCCCAAGCGGGATGTCCCGGATGTTCCATTTGAAACCTGACTGCCGTCAGGCAAGTTGTGCCTACAAAAGAAACAAACAAAAAGGCGAACTGCTGTTCGCCCCTACGAATCTAACACACTGGAGAGCACAATTTGAAATTGTGCCTACGGGTCCAAAAACAAAACGGGCAGACGCTTAGGTCTGCCCCTGCGAAAAATAATAAACAAATATTAAAAACAGATTATTTGAGTTTGATGAGTTTTAGAGATCCTTTAGATTTGTTTCTTACAAAGTATATGCCCTGTCTTACATTTTTGCCCTTGTTATCTTTCCCATCCCATTTTATTTCGTTATTCGTTAAACGTGAATCGTTAATCGGGGAAAGAGTTTTTACTAATTTTCCTGCTATATCATAAATTGCAAGGCTAAAGCCTTGCCCTACATTTCCATCGGCTACTGCCAACGAAATACTGACCACTGTTTTATTAACAAACGGGTTTGGCTTTGCTGTCAATTCCGCATTCCGAAATCCAAAATCCAAATTTGACTTGTCTTCAATTCCGGCGCATTGTTTATACCATTTGCAGGGAATACCATTTACGATAGACCACAGTTTGTAATGTCCCTGGAAATCTGACATATCCAGAGATACGTTTGTATGCGCGGTATCCCAAGAAGTGCTGTTTGGCATATTCATAATTTCCCCGCCGCCATTACCTTGCCAGTTCCCTCCACCCACACGGACAAGAGAAATTATCGGATGGTCGTTAGACGATTTATGACAATAGTTTCCACCATCTGCTTCCGATACGCCGCGGAAAAGAGTCCCCTGTATGTTCATTGTAGCAGATATGGGCGTTATCGAAGGGTAATTGGTTATTGTTGACTGCCATATATCCTGGTAACCAAGTCCTACATCATATTGTTCAATGGAATTTACATATGAAGTTCCGTCAAAACCGCCTATTGTATATACATAAGGTTTGAGATACGGAAGAAGAATTGATGAGTGATAAGCCCTTGGAGTTGTTAGTGACGCGGTAACTTTCCATTCGTGCTTATTTGTTAAGGAATCAAAACCTGCTGCCGGATCCCAGATTTCACAGGAGGAAATTGAATTTGTGCCGTTTGTTCCACCGGTTACTAAAACAAGACCGGAATAAAGTAGAATAGCATTATGCGCATAACGGGCTGAATTTAAATTTCCTTCGGACGACCACGTATTGGTTGCCGGATTGTAAACTTCACAAGTATTTAATGCCGTTCCGCCTGCTCCTTTTCCACCAATCACGAGAACTTTCCCTGACTGCAAAAGCGTTGTAGTATGCAAGTTTCTTGCGTTGGCCATAGATGCCGCATTTGTCCAGTTTGTCCCGTCCCAGAGTTCGCAAGTGTTTGTCGGCGTCCCTGCAGCGGTTTCCCCGCCTATTACAAGGATGTTCCCGTTTAAGAGCAATACAGCCGAATGTCTTGC of the bacterium genome contains:
- a CDS encoding response regulator transcription factor codes for the protein MKIVLIEDHNIVREGLKKLLEEDCSIQIVGEAQNGKEAIKLADKLVPDLMLMDISMPLMNGIEATRIIKKKRPGIKILILSMYDNEEYIKKALLVKADGYLLKETLAKNLISAIKIIEKGGTYFSNKIAEQLLDKKHSLPQKQNDMKTTFDTLTSKEREVLKLIGEGHSNKEIANILVRSVKTIETHRSNVMRKLSIHKLADLIRYAIKKEL
- a CDS encoding sensor histidine kinase; protein product: MKTKIKKGYQTLKKGYILTIVLVLTPFIARIIYNICHNAQPAFADLEDVFEICGETLAIFLLGYWGLRTINLMKKNIEIEEKYEKEKGEMNKQIIASVLEGQEKERKKISRELHDGIGQNLSVLKMNMEMAHNHKKGKDKKIISKSMDPTIKLIDESIRELKKLSMDTRPNILDDHGLIPALKWYIKNCSASTTTNIKLKNNLNYRLSPIFETNIYRIVQEAVSNAIKHGKAVIINIFIKVEDENLLLSIIDNGNGFDFKQYLKERKYNNQVGIISMQERVNLMDGVFNIESQIGKGTNIEIKIPAPEKFASGGGGT
- a CDS encoding sensor histidine kinase, with the translated sequence MKSRTEIEQNILKWGYIITIIVVILPFINHIFYDLRYERHIPLSDLGDVIEVCFEALTIFLLGFFSTRTLSGAIKRNRELEEKHQKEKEEMNNKIIESVMEAQEKERKKISREMHNGVGQNLSIVKMNLEMATKKSNKNLSKDFNSTINLINESIQELKKLSMDVRPSILDDLGLVPTLRWYIKNCSASTGVKIIFTGNIECRLSPGIETNIYRIIQEALSNALKHSKAKVINIFIKAENNELFLSIKDNGKGFEPEKYLTGMNNNNKIGIVSIKERVTLMNGALSIKSDTGKGTGIEIKIPIKRKDNANHFD